One Paracidovorax avenae ATCC 19860 genomic region harbors:
- a CDS encoding fumarylacetoacetate hydrolase family protein translates to MKLATYKDGSRDGQLVVVSRDLGTAHYATGIASRLQQVLDDWGFLAPQLQDLYEQLNAGRAPHAFPFEPERCMAPLPRAYQWADGSAYINHVELVRKARNAEVPESFYTDPLMYQGGSDDFLGPCDDVVVPSEAMGIDFEAEIAVVTGDVKMGATPEQALDGIRLVMLANDVSLRNLIPAELAKGFGFFQSKPATAFSPVAVTLDELGDAWEGGRLNLTLQSTWNGRKVGMCDAGPEMTFHFGQLIAHICKTRNVRAGSIVGSGTVSNRGVEQNGRMEWPKGYSCIAEKRCIETIQDGKPSTGFMQFGDTIRIEMKNKAGQSLFGAIDQAIASPAA, encoded by the coding sequence ATGAAACTCGCCACCTACAAAGATGGTTCCCGCGACGGCCAGCTGGTCGTCGTTTCCCGCGACCTGGGCACGGCCCATTATGCGACCGGCATCGCGAGCCGCCTGCAGCAGGTGCTCGACGACTGGGGCTTCCTCGCCCCGCAACTGCAGGACCTCTACGAGCAGCTCAACGCCGGCCGCGCGCCGCATGCCTTCCCCTTCGAGCCCGAGCGCTGCATGGCCCCGCTGCCGCGCGCCTACCAGTGGGCCGACGGCTCGGCCTACATCAACCACGTCGAGCTGGTGCGCAAGGCGCGCAACGCCGAGGTGCCCGAGAGCTTCTATACCGATCCGCTCATGTACCAGGGCGGCAGCGATGATTTCCTGGGTCCCTGCGACGACGTGGTGGTGCCCAGCGAGGCCATGGGCATCGATTTCGAGGCCGAGATCGCGGTGGTGACCGGCGACGTGAAGATGGGCGCCACGCCCGAGCAGGCGCTCGACGGCATCCGGCTGGTGATGCTGGCCAACGACGTCTCGCTGCGCAACCTGATCCCGGCCGAGCTGGCCAAGGGCTTCGGCTTCTTCCAGTCCAAGCCCGCCACCGCCTTCAGCCCCGTGGCCGTCACGCTGGACGAACTGGGCGACGCCTGGGAGGGCGGCCGCCTGAATCTCACGCTGCAGTCCACCTGGAACGGCCGCAAGGTCGGCATGTGCGACGCCGGGCCCGAGATGACCTTCCATTTCGGGCAGTTGATCGCCCACATCTGCAAGACCCGCAACGTGCGCGCCGGCTCCATCGTGGGCAGCGGCACGGTCAGCAACCGCGGCGTGGAGCAGAACGGCCGCATGGAGTGGCCCAAGGGCTACAGTTGCATCGCCGAGAAGCGCTGCATCGAGACCATCCAGGACGGCAAGCCCTCCACCGGGTTCATGCAATTCGGCGACACCATCCGCATCGAGATGAAGAACAAGGCCGGCCAGAGCCTGTTCGGCGCCATCGACCAGGCGATCGCCAGCCCCGCTGCCTGA
- a CDS encoding aromatic alcohol reductase, with product MSDQNRPRPVSPGNGVNGTGAGAGSRNILVLGAGELGLPVLRNLARRAKDVDGAKISVLLRASTVESATPGKQRDVAEIQSLGIEIVTGDLVKSTVDELAAVFSRYDTVIGCAGYAAGIDTPMKLAKAALQARIPRYFPWQFGVDFDVIGRGSPQDIFDAQLDVRELLRSQHHTEWVIISTGMFMSYLFEPEFGVVDLQNGAVHALGSLDTAVTLTTPDDIGALTAEVVFATPRIRNEIVYLAGDTVTYGEVADKLQAALGRPFSRSEWTEQYLLDELARDPHNMMRKYRAAFAQGRGVAWDKNGTFNQRHDIPVTDVASWIHANLVSRRSTSS from the coding sequence ATGTCGGATCAAAACCGCCCACGGCCAGTGTCGCCGGGCAACGGGGTCAACGGTACGGGTGCTGGCGCCGGGTCTCGAAACATCCTCGTGCTCGGCGCTGGCGAACTGGGCCTGCCGGTGCTGCGCAATCTTGCACGCCGCGCGAAGGACGTGGACGGCGCGAAGATCAGCGTGCTGCTTCGCGCCAGCACCGTGGAGTCCGCCACCCCGGGGAAGCAGCGTGACGTCGCTGAAATCCAAAGCCTCGGAATCGAGATCGTCACGGGCGATCTGGTGAAGAGCACCGTCGATGAACTAGCCGCAGTGTTCTCGCGCTATGACACGGTCATCGGTTGCGCAGGCTATGCAGCAGGAATCGACACGCCGATGAAGCTGGCGAAGGCCGCGCTGCAGGCCCGCATCCCGAGGTACTTCCCCTGGCAGTTCGGCGTCGATTTCGACGTGATCGGCCGCGGCAGTCCGCAGGACATCTTCGACGCGCAACTGGACGTGCGCGAGCTGCTGCGCAGCCAGCACCACACGGAATGGGTCATCATTTCGACCGGCATGTTCATGAGCTACTTGTTCGAGCCGGAGTTCGGTGTCGTCGACCTGCAGAACGGCGCCGTCCATGCCCTGGGCAGCCTCGACACCGCCGTGACGCTGACGACCCCTGACGACATCGGTGCGCTGACTGCCGAGGTCGTTTTCGCCACCCCTCGCATCCGGAACGAGATCGTGTACTTGGCCGGCGACACCGTGACATACGGTGAGGTTGCCGACAAGCTGCAGGCGGCCCTCGGCCGTCCTTTCAGCCGTTCGGAGTGGACCGAGCAGTATCTGCTGGATGAGCTGGCGCGCGATCCCCACAACATGATGCGGAAGTACCGAGCGGCTTTTGCCCAAGGCCGTGGCGTCGCATGGGACAAGAACGGCACCTTCAATCAACGCCACGACATTCCGGTGACCGACGTGGCGTCGTGGATCCACGCGAACCTGGTCTCGCGCCGTAGCACGTCATCGTGA
- a CDS encoding TraB/GumN family protein, with translation MTLPAALRRLAAAGLVCLAPAMVPAQPAPATLPSTAPAAVPASAPASASAAAGRPAASAPAPAHAARRADCPPLPKPLDPAGIPQALQKARDRGLLWRVEKDGRTSWLYGTVHAARRGWMLPGPTVMAAVRASDRVALEMDLLDPTVMQKLQAALRKPADAPPLPPDLERRLAAQRDAACADPSMPEMRPELQVSSLVVMSARREGFDPAYGIDFVLAGLARGLHKPVVSLESVDLQVQTLASDDPKETAAAVASGLDQLENHSARETLTTLATAWSDGRANLLETYGQWCGCQRTPEERQAFDQLVVARNPGMARAIVAEHRAGHAVFAAVGALHMVGPQGLPTLLAREGFRVERVEWPARP, from the coding sequence ATGACCCTGCCCGCCGCCTTGCGCCGGCTGGCCGCCGCCGGGCTTGTCTGCCTGGCGCCGGCCATGGTCCCGGCGCAGCCCGCTCCGGCGACCCTGCCATCGACCGCGCCCGCCGCCGTGCCTGCCTCCGCACCCGCTTCCGCATCGGCCGCCGCCGGCCGCCCCGCCGCCTCCGCGCCCGCACCGGCCCATGCGGCCCGGCGGGCCGACTGCCCCCCGTTGCCGAAGCCGCTCGATCCCGCCGGCATTCCCCAGGCGCTGCAGAAGGCCCGCGACCGCGGGCTGCTGTGGCGTGTGGAAAAAGACGGACGCACGAGCTGGCTCTACGGCACGGTGCATGCCGCCCGGCGCGGCTGGATGCTGCCCGGCCCCACGGTGATGGCCGCCGTCCGCGCCAGCGACCGCGTGGCGCTGGAGATGGACCTGCTGGATCCCACCGTGATGCAGAAGCTGCAGGCCGCCCTGCGCAAGCCGGCGGACGCCCCGCCGCTGCCCCCCGACCTCGAACGCCGCCTGGCCGCGCAGCGCGATGCCGCCTGCGCCGACCCTTCCATGCCCGAGATGCGGCCCGAACTGCAGGTGTCCTCGCTGGTGGTGATGTCCGCTCGGCGCGAGGGCTTCGATCCGGCCTATGGCATCGACTTCGTGCTGGCCGGGCTGGCCCGCGGGCTGCACAAGCCCGTGGTGTCGCTGGAGTCCGTCGATCTGCAGGTGCAGACGCTGGCGTCCGACGACCCGAAGGAAACCGCCGCCGCCGTCGCCTCGGGGCTCGACCAGCTGGAGAACCATTCCGCGCGCGAGACCCTGACCACGCTCGCCACGGCCTGGTCCGACGGCCGCGCCAACCTGCTGGAAACCTACGGCCAGTGGTGCGGCTGCCAGCGCACCCCGGAAGAGCGCCAGGCCTTCGATCAGCTGGTGGTGGCGCGCAACCCGGGCATGGCGCGCGCCATCGTGGCCGAGCACCGCGCGGGCCACGCCGTGTTCGCGGCCGTGGGCGCGCTGCACATGGTGGGCCCGCAGGGCCTGCCGACACTGCTGGCCCGCGAGGGCTTCCGGGTCGAGCGCGTGGAATGGCCCGCGCGGCCCTGA
- a CDS encoding Bug family tripartite tricarboxylate transporter substrate binding protein gives MHRRTLLGSAAAAAALAVQPWARAQSDYPAQPIRWVVPYPPGGGTDVLARTVAEALRTPLGQQIVVDNRPGASTNIGAQIVATARPDGYTLMSADNALLAFNEHLFSKLPFSPEKDFTYIGGLSRFPLALVVHPGFEARNFQEFIAYARANPGKLNYASPGNGSPHHLAMEMFKNRTKTFLTHIPYRGAAPALQDVMGGQVPCMFLDLAAGLPVIQSGKVRALAIGSGRRAARLPQVPTLAEVGVPDAEVYAFQGVLGPAGLPPAIVGRLNGEINNALATPTVVQRMQDFGMEALPGTPEQFRAMARGEAKRWGPIIQAAGVKLD, from the coding sequence ATGCACCGCAGAACCCTGCTGGGGAGCGCCGCCGCCGCGGCCGCCCTGGCCGTCCAGCCCTGGGCGCGCGCCCAGTCCGACTACCCTGCCCAGCCCATCCGCTGGGTCGTGCCGTACCCACCCGGCGGCGGCACCGACGTGCTCGCCCGCACCGTGGCCGAGGCGTTGCGCACCCCGCTGGGCCAGCAGATCGTGGTGGACAACCGCCCCGGCGCCTCCACCAACATCGGCGCGCAGATCGTCGCCACCGCCAGGCCGGACGGCTACACGCTGATGTCGGCCGACAACGCCCTGCTGGCCTTCAACGAACACCTGTTCAGCAAGCTGCCGTTCAGCCCGGAGAAAGACTTCACCTATATCGGCGGCCTCTCGCGCTTCCCGCTCGCGCTGGTGGTGCACCCGGGCTTCGAGGCGCGCAACTTCCAGGAATTCATCGCGTATGCGCGCGCCAACCCCGGCAAGCTGAACTACGCATCGCCGGGCAATGGATCGCCCCACCACCTGGCGATGGAGATGTTCAAGAACCGCACCAAGACCTTCCTGACCCACATCCCCTACCGCGGCGCGGCCCCCGCGCTGCAGGACGTGATGGGCGGGCAGGTGCCGTGCATGTTCCTGGACCTGGCCGCCGGCCTGCCGGTGATCCAGTCGGGCAAGGTGCGCGCGCTCGCCATCGGCTCGGGCCGCCGCGCCGCCCGCCTGCCCCAGGTGCCCACGCTGGCCGAAGTGGGCGTGCCCGATGCCGAGGTCTATGCCTTCCAGGGCGTGCTCGGCCCGGCCGGCCTGCCGCCGGCCATCGTCGGCCGCCTGAACGGCGAGATCAACAATGCCCTCGCCACGCCCACCGTCGTCCAGCGCATGCAGGATTTCGGGATGGAAGCGCTGCCCGGCACGCCCGAGCAGTTCCGCGCCATGGCGCGCGGCGAGGCCAAGCGCTGGGGGCCGATCATCCAGGCGGCCGGCGTGAAGCTGGACTGA
- a CDS encoding IclR family transcriptional regulator has product MDKERAGIQSVEVGFSLLEGLTRSRGPLMLKDLAAAAGMSAAKAHRYLVSFQRLGLVAQDPRTARYDLGPAALKLGLASLARLDPVRLARERLPALMEDIQQTLALAVWGNRGPTIVHWEESHQSVTANLRLGDVMPLLSSATGRCFAAHLAPDVTAGLIAEELAEATRRGRKDIPATPEALQPMLEEVRQRGSARVVDTLLPGIVAFCAPVFDADGHLALGITTLGSVATFDPQWGGAIDAPLRAMADRLSADLGYGQA; this is encoded by the coding sequence ATGGACAAGGAAAGGGCGGGCATTCAATCGGTGGAGGTGGGCTTCTCGCTGCTGGAGGGCCTGACGCGCAGCCGGGGACCGCTGATGCTCAAGGACCTCGCCGCCGCCGCCGGCATGAGCGCCGCCAAGGCGCACCGCTACCTCGTGAGCTTCCAGCGCCTGGGCCTGGTCGCGCAGGACCCGCGCACCGCCCGCTATGACCTGGGCCCGGCCGCCCTCAAGCTCGGCCTGGCGTCCCTCGCCCGGCTGGACCCGGTGCGGCTCGCCCGCGAGCGCCTGCCGGCCCTCATGGAAGACATCCAGCAGACCCTGGCCCTGGCCGTCTGGGGCAACCGCGGGCCGACCATCGTCCACTGGGAGGAATCGCACCAGTCCGTCACCGCGAACCTGCGGCTGGGCGACGTGATGCCGCTGCTTTCTTCCGCCACGGGCCGCTGCTTCGCCGCGCACCTGGCGCCCGACGTGACGGCCGGGCTCATCGCCGAGGAACTGGCCGAGGCCACGCGGCGCGGCCGCAAGGACATCCCCGCCACGCCCGAGGCCCTGCAGCCCATGCTGGAGGAAGTGCGCCAGCGCGGATCCGCGCGCGTGGTCGATACGCTGCTGCCGGGCATCGTGGCCTTCTGCGCGCCGGTGTTCGACGCGGACGGCCACCTGGCCCTGGGCATCACCACGCTGGGCTCCGTCGCCACCTTCGATCCGCAATGGGGGGGCGCCATCGACGCGCCGCTGCGCGCCATGGCGGACAGGCTTTCGGCCGACCTGGGCTACGGGCAGGCATGA
- a CDS encoding DUF3108 domain-containing protein: MPRRVLAALTTLVAALHALVLFGLPRWAGGTDASRPEALAFHTRMLSPPAPPPPEPAAAPEPPAAQPVAPPPPPPPRPAKVRKPRPAPPAAAPAPEPSPAEEAMPSTPPVPADAGEAPPTAPTEAAADTATDAAQAARNAAQAAAALASAPSSAASSAASSATAAAAPAPATDASDPADTRNAGVEIRPPNGPAIDASAKPPPVQLPPPLRLAFDVSGEVKKFAYRANATLVWRHDDAGYEARQEAKAFLLGSRSQTSSGVVTPAGLQPRRFGDQARKEQTADFDFGAGRATFSGGGAPAAIAAGAQDRLSVFIQLGALLAAAPDRYPDGTRITFTTVGARNADRWTFTIEGTETLDLPIGPTPALKLERLPRRDADEKAELWLAPSLGFLPARIRLTKGNADYVDLQLSGRSSP, translated from the coding sequence ATGCCGCGCCGCGTCCTGGCGGCGCTCACCACCCTGGTGGCCGCCCTGCATGCGCTGGTGCTGTTCGGCCTGCCGCGCTGGGCCGGCGGCACGGACGCGAGCCGGCCGGAAGCGCTGGCCTTCCACACGCGCATGCTGTCGCCGCCGGCCCCACCGCCCCCGGAACCCGCCGCAGCGCCCGAACCGCCTGCGGCCCAGCCGGTCGCGCCACCGCCACCGCCACCACCCAGGCCGGCGAAGGTCCGCAAGCCGCGCCCTGCGCCGCCGGCTGCGGCACCAGCGCCCGAGCCCTCGCCGGCCGAAGAGGCCATGCCATCCACTCCGCCTGTCCCTGCAGATGCGGGCGAAGCGCCGCCCACCGCCCCCACGGAAGCGGCAGCGGATACGGCCACGGACGCGGCCCAGGCGGCGCGCAACGCCGCGCAGGCCGCCGCGGCCCTGGCCAGCGCGCCCTCCTCCGCCGCTTCCTCAGCGGCCTCCAGCGCGACCGCGGCCGCCGCCCCAGCGCCCGCCACCGACGCCAGCGATCCCGCCGACACCCGCAATGCGGGCGTGGAGATCCGCCCCCCGAACGGGCCCGCCATCGATGCCAGCGCCAAGCCGCCGCCCGTGCAGTTGCCGCCTCCATTGCGCCTGGCGTTCGACGTGAGCGGAGAGGTGAAGAAATTCGCCTACCGGGCCAACGCCACGCTGGTGTGGCGCCACGACGATGCGGGCTACGAGGCCCGGCAGGAGGCCAAGGCCTTCCTGCTCGGCTCGCGCTCGCAGACCAGCAGCGGCGTGGTCACGCCCGCCGGCCTGCAGCCCAGGCGCTTCGGCGACCAGGCCCGCAAGGAGCAGACGGCGGATTTCGACTTCGGCGCGGGCCGTGCCACCTTCAGCGGGGGCGGCGCCCCGGCCGCCATCGCCGCGGGCGCACAGGACCGGCTGAGCGTGTTCATCCAGCTCGGCGCCCTGCTGGCGGCCGCGCCCGATCGCTATCCCGACGGCACGCGCATCACCTTCACCACCGTGGGGGCCCGCAACGCCGACCGCTGGACCTTCACCATCGAAGGCACCGAGACGCTCGACCTGCCGATAGGCCCCACCCCGGCGCTGAAGCTGGAACGCCTGCCGCGCCGCGATGCCGACGAGAAGGCGGAGCTGTGGCTGGCCCCCTCGCTGGGCTTCCTGCCCGCCCGCATCCGGCTCACCAAGGGCAATGCCGACTACGTGGACCTGCAGTTGTCAGGCCGCAGCAGCCCATGA
- a CDS encoding type 1 glutamine amidotransferase domain-containing protein: MANTPKRILMVLTSHDRLGDTGKKTGFWLEEFVAPYYVFKDAGAEITLASPQGGQPPLDPKSDDESAQTDATRRFKADAEAQRQLATTVPLASVRAGDFDAVFYPGGHGPLWDLAEDAQSIALIEKTFAAKKPLALVCHAPGVLRHAKAPGGEPLVKGRKVTGFTNSEEEGVQLTQVVPFLVEDMLKANGGLYEKGADWAPFVLTDGMLVTGQNPASSEPAAKALLQLLG, translated from the coding sequence ATGGCAAACACGCCCAAGCGCATCCTGATGGTTCTCACGTCCCACGACCGCCTCGGCGACACCGGCAAGAAGACCGGCTTCTGGCTCGAGGAATTCGTCGCGCCGTACTACGTGTTCAAGGACGCAGGAGCGGAGATCACCCTCGCATCCCCCCAGGGCGGCCAGCCGCCGCTGGATCCCAAGAGCGACGACGAGAGCGCCCAGACCGACGCCACGCGCCGCTTCAAGGCCGATGCCGAAGCGCAGCGGCAACTGGCCACCACCGTGCCGCTCGCCAGCGTGCGCGCCGGGGATTTCGACGCGGTGTTCTACCCCGGCGGCCACGGCCCGCTGTGGGACCTGGCCGAGGATGCGCAATCCATCGCGCTGATCGAGAAGACCTTCGCCGCGAAGAAGCCGCTGGCCCTGGTCTGCCATGCCCCCGGCGTGCTGCGCCACGCCAAGGCTCCGGGCGGCGAGCCGCTGGTGAAGGGCCGCAAGGTGACGGGCTTCACCAACAGCGAGGAAGAGGGCGTGCAGCTCACGCAGGTGGTGCCGTTCCTGGTGGAGGACATGCTCAAGGCCAACGGCGGGCTGTACGAGAAGGGCGCGGACTGGGCGCCGTTCGTGCTGACGGACGGGATGCTGGTGACGGGGCAGAATCCGGCGTCGTCGGAGCCGGCGGCGAAGGCGCTGCTGCAGCTGTTGGGGTGA
- a CDS encoding HEAT repeat domain-containing protein → MASWATRVAAPALGPLEAREAVPELMAALEQARTPRDAEELAEVLAQLEGPAEQQWPRAGLHPASLQVRRAAALQLARTASQQAAQHLRAILPELSSGDAVSVAEALALMIRVLQADVAPEALLEALGRLGDPTAVPAPVDQLSSPNARRRKGAAVALAQIANPAAGAPLVKLLLEEMHLEVAQASMQAWPAMGAEDDGALAALAVPGTRAFPLTYARQLRQ, encoded by the coding sequence TTGGCGAGTTGGGCGACGCGCGTTGCCGCCCCGGCACTGGGTCCGCTCGAGGCGCGGGAAGCCGTGCCTGAACTGATGGCTGCGCTGGAGCAGGCCAGGACACCGCGCGATGCCGAAGAATTGGCCGAGGTGTTGGCCCAGCTGGAAGGGCCCGCCGAGCAGCAGTGGCCGCGTGCGGGACTGCATCCAGCGTCGCTGCAGGTGCGCCGTGCCGCCGCCCTGCAGCTGGCGCGCACGGCGTCCCAGCAAGCGGCACAGCATCTGCGCGCCATCTTGCCCGAGCTCTCCAGCGGTGACGCCGTGAGCGTGGCCGAGGCGCTGGCCTTGATGATACGGGTGCTGCAGGCCGATGTCGCCCCTGAAGCGTTATTGGAGGCGCTGGGTCGTCTGGGCGATCCAACCGCAGTGCCTGCACCGGTCGATCAGCTGAGCAGCCCTAATGCGCGTCGCCGGAAGGGCGCGGCCGTGGCGCTGGCGCAGATTGCCAACCCTGCGGCCGGGGCACCGCTGGTCAAACTGCTGCTGGAGGAGATGCATCTTGAGGTCGCGCAGGCCTCCATGCAGGCCTGGCCGGCGATGGGGGCAGAGGATGATGGAGCACTTGCTGCGCTGGCTGTACCTGGCACGCGAGCTTTCCCGTTGACCTATGCCCGGCAATTACGCCAGTAA
- a CDS encoding LysR family transcriptional regulator has product MDRVQAMQVFLRVVESGSFVRAAETSGLPASSVTSIVKRLEKHLQTRLLNRSTRSISLTPEGERYLHRCREILDLIYETESGLRPAERPRGRLRVDMPSGIAHALVLPHLGDFQQRYPDIHLLIGVNDRQVDLIQEGVDCVIRTGALNDSTLIARRLGALRWITCAAPSYFKENGTPDSLEDLQRHRAVHYFSSTTRGGGELHFVQDGVSLAHPVPGTLAVNETGLYLQLGLNGVGLIQLPEVLVRKHLDSGELREVLADKRPPPMPVSLLYPHRRFLSPAMQAFTDWTAALFCGTECQ; this is encoded by the coding sequence ATGGACCGTGTACAAGCAATGCAGGTATTTCTGCGCGTAGTCGAAAGCGGGAGTTTCGTGCGTGCCGCCGAGACATCGGGCTTGCCGGCTTCCTCCGTCACCAGCATCGTCAAAAGGCTCGAAAAACACCTGCAGACGCGATTGCTGAATCGCTCCACCAGAAGCATCAGCCTGACGCCGGAAGGTGAGCGCTACCTCCACCGCTGCCGCGAAATTCTTGACCTCATCTACGAAACCGAGTCGGGCCTGCGGCCTGCCGAACGCCCGCGGGGACGGCTGCGCGTGGATATGCCCAGTGGCATTGCACATGCCTTGGTGCTGCCGCATTTGGGAGATTTCCAGCAGCGGTATCCGGACATCCATCTGCTGATCGGGGTCAATGATCGCCAGGTGGACCTGATCCAGGAAGGCGTCGATTGCGTCATCCGCACGGGGGCGCTCAATGACTCGACGCTGATTGCGCGCCGCCTGGGGGCGCTGCGTTGGATCACCTGCGCAGCACCGTCCTATTTCAAGGAAAACGGCACGCCGGATAGTCTGGAAGACCTGCAACGGCACCGGGCGGTCCACTACTTTTCCAGCACGACCCGGGGGGGCGGCGAGTTGCATTTCGTCCAGGACGGCGTCAGCCTCGCGCACCCCGTCCCCGGCACCTTGGCGGTCAACGAGACCGGGCTGTACCTTCAGCTGGGGCTCAACGGCGTCGGCTTGATTCAGTTGCCCGAGGTCCTGGTGAGAAAGCACCTGGATTCCGGGGAATTGCGCGAGGTGCTGGCCGACAAGCGGCCGCCACCGATGCCGGTATCGCTTCTCTATCCCCATCGCCGATTTCTCTCTCCGGCGATGCAGGCATTCACCGATTGGACGGCCGCGCTGTTCTGCGGCACCGAGTGCCAGTGA